The window tgTGGGACAGGGCTTTCTGATAGAGAACAGAGGACATCTCTCCTCATGGCACACAGTTCAATTCCACTGCCACAGGGAGGCCAGCAGGgtagaaagaagagagaagctAAGAAATGTCACTCTTACTGATCATAACTTTCATTCTTGGCAAAGGGTCAGTCAGAATACAGTGAGTCTTAATTAAGATGAAGAATGGCCACTTTGCTCCTTTAACCATAGGGTGAGATTCCATCCATCATAACCAGTGTGTGGATGAGCTGCTACTGCCAACAAACTCCTGCAGCCACCTAAGTCAAACACAatcaaaaaatacaaagaattatGGAAGTCGTTGATGCATTCACCTACTGCACGTTCCATAAGGAGCTGCAGTTCAGGAGCACTTGAACAGGACTTGAAAAACAGTTTACAGATAATGTTGGATTACCTCTGGCTTTTTAAAACAGGCATAAACATAGATAAAAGGAGACTGGGAAGTGAGGGGAATGTCCTAGATGAGACAGCATCCTTGCAAACAACCTTCAGGCAAAAAGCTCaggctttcttcctttccatccaTGCTTACTTATTGAGGTATAgttggaagagagagaaaggccTATCTTTGCAATGAAAGCTGGTGCACTGTGTAGAACAAATCACTATCTTTTGTTTGTCAGCTAAGTCAGCTCTGTCTCAAGCTCCTCTAACTCCAGCCCTCGAGCTTTGCTCCCATTTTACACTGATGTCACCAAAAGTGAAACACCTCCTCCTTTCTTCACAGCCCAATtccatgtttttgtttccaGCCTACATTGTCTAACTGAACCctgcacattaaaaaatacGCTTTCCAGAGCTCTTACCCTTCTGCTTTATAACTCTTTTCAACATATTTAAtgcatctgaaaacatttttgaaaagcCAGGCTTTGGATGCAACAGATAAGGAACACACCAGTTAATTTAGGCAATATttttacacacacatatatataggtaaaaaaataaattgtcttAAGAAATATCACGTATCCTGATTAAGAAACGAACTCCCAGGAACTGTGCAATAAGTAGAAAGCACTAGCTGTATAGCTGACACCAGGATTGCTAACTGCTTATTTGCGGAATCTCAAAACAAACACCTTAAGAACAGACCATTCGACCTAAGAAATAAACCTGATTCTTTGTTGGAGATTGCAAAATATTACTGAAGAGGTTCCCAGCTGCTCCTTGACTTTAGTTGATCTTTCTTTCCCGTTCTCGCGCAGTCACAAAGTTGAGCAGGTCAATGGCTGTAACAATGCCAAACACCATTTGCCGCTTACTGGAGGAGCCATCAGTGTGAtctacacagaaagaaaaaggggattTCACCCATTAGGAGGCACGAAGACACACCATGTCACTGGTCTTTAGTGGTACCATTCCTAAAGCCCAAGCCATCCTAGCCAGGGAATCGCTGTGTCCCCTTTTGTATCAGAAAGGCTCCTTAACACAAGGCTTACAGAAACTGAAGCGGTATGGAAAGAAGGATAGGGGTTCATCATACTTAATTTCAGCATAAAAATTCAAACCAAATTCTTTGTTATAGAGCCTCACTTTCTTCATACATCTGTTTCTGCCACTCTGCTTTGAACAGGACACAAACTGACAATGTTCCATTTGACCTAAGGGTCACTAAAGTAGGATGTGCAACACTACCTGCCTCAAAGGCCCCCGTCAAATATAGGGTTAGCAGAAAATTACAGTACAGTACCTTTGCATTTACACCAAAAACCTTATTAACACTCTGAGCAGCGCTACACTGAGAGCACAGGTTCAGGGGATATTTCATTGGGACCATAAAGCTTTGATCTGGGAACCAAGTGATCTGAAACATCCTCTATCCTTTTATCTGTGGTCTAGCGTTCCTTGTTTCTTTGGCTGTGCTGAGTTGCTTGGCATACTTATACTGTTTGTTAAGACAGCTGGATTGTCTTGGACTTGTCATTTATTCAGTCTTTGTTTCGCTGCAGGCTTCCAGTGAGATTCAAGGTTATGTTAGTCAGCACATCTTCAGGGAGATCAACAGGAATAAGCCCAAATGTGATGACTGTTCTTCATTTACAGTCACAACTGACATAGCTGTCAGCCAAACAGATCTGGTGAGTTGTGTTATCGTTTTCAGTCTAGTTTCTCATTTATATAATAACAGTGCTATAACCTACCTGCAAagatttttcagtcatttccagttcaaaatgaaagcagtgtaAAGAGTTTTGAGACTGATGAAAAAGAGTACAGTTTGGAGTAAAGAAGCGTCTGGTGAAGGGGAATAAGTTACGAGACATATTAAGTTGGCTTAAGAAAGTGGTGTCAGCGTTGACATCAAGCTCTTACTATGATTCATTCCATTTAAGATTTTGctttggaagggaaaagaattGTAGTCAACCTGTGACATTCACTGTGATAGAACCGCTTGCATTCGCTTCTTGTTACCACTCTTATAAAGATGGCATCTTTCAAGGTGCAGTACATGATACTCACACTGAATTTGTTCGTGAACCACTAGAGCAAAGTGGTCTGTTTCCAGGATATGAGAGAGTCTCCCCAAGTTGTCTTTCAGGTTAATCTGAAGAGAGAGTTAcacaatttaaataaaacagccCCTTATATTTTCAGTGGCATATAATCACTGTATACTCCATCTAGTGTTAAAAACAGTACCTCAGTGCTCACATCTAAAGTACtgtaaaacacaaacaaatcaAGGCTAGCTTAAAAGatcagaaagttttcttttcttttctacctctgatttccaagaaaatgaaacaaaacacaaaccagTATGTGAAATTTTCATTCTGATTCTGGAAACATAATGAATATACTGAGCAGCTGAAAAGGGAGAGGATAAAGAAGTGTTCCACGTGTAATGAGAGGCGTTCCATAAAACTCAAGATTATACTTGGTGATTTTACTCTAGTGAGACTGGGAATGAGCAAATGAATCAGATTATAATCATTGTGAAAGTGAATACAATCTGAGAAGGGAGCAGAGGATCAGGGAAGAGCCCAAACAATCTAAAACCAAGGGTGAACATTGCTCAGCTGCACTGTGCAAATCAAGAAACTGAGAATCAAGAACTCATTTTGAGTGTAGCCGTTCAACTTTGAGAAGACTAAATAAGAAAGCATTCCACGTtggctctgcagaaaaaaaacacaggtcCTTCTGAAACACTCAGCTAATCACCTGCTGGAAACCTTTGAAAGAAGGCTCAAAACTATTCTTCCTCAGTGCTTTAAAGTACTTAGCAGCAGCAACAAGTCTATCATCCAGGTGACTCCACAACTACCAGCAACCACTATCTGATATACTTCAGGGATTAAATTAATTTGTAGTAAAGGTAAGTCTTGTACCACAGACTAAAAAGGCTTTTATTCTGCGGTGAGCTCCACTTGTGACCGGAGAATACACATCACCAGCATGAACACTTGGGATCAATGGGAGCACAGAACTCTGGTTTCCATACTGAGAGAGATTCCCTGCTGCCTGTCTTTAATGGACCAGTAGGCAATAGTGCATACCAAAGCACCAATCCTTATATGTATGTGTAAGGCAAGAGATGGTGGGAAGTCTGGATTTACTACCAGGTCAAGTCAGCTATCAGTCACCATCACTGACAAGCAGCTTTGTGCAAACTTGGGTTCAAAGCCTAGCTTTAGAATTTAGGTTCAAAGCTCACCGAAGAGTAGAACCTCTTGCCATCTCATTGTCCGCTATCAGTAAACATGTTTTGAGAGACCAGGTAAGCTAAAGGACCAGGACAAGCAGCCCATAGGCAGTACAAGGACAGCTATGAAGACCTAAGCATGTTTTGAAGCTTTAATGGAAATATGACAGAACTCCAATGCTTTTTTCACCTGTCTCACTGCTACTCATTCAATCTCCCTAAGTATATTTTGCCCGTGAGTTTTCCaacattttagtttttatttttaaatcttttaagTCCTTACAGCATTGGCCTATACACACGCTACCAAGCTACACACAACTAGGACTGCTTGTCTGAGCAAGTAACGTGACGTTATTTATGAGCCTACATATAAATTAAAAGGAGGCTCTCGTCCACTGAGGATGCCAGTGATTAAATAGTTCAGGACATTGATCAAAGTCACACCAGAAAACAAGCTAACAATCACTAGGTATAGCAAAAGGAAAGCGTCAGAGTTTCCCACGTTGCTAAAAGACAATTTTGCCTTGGCATTCACAGGCTAAGGGGACCTCTTAATGACGCATGCTATGGTACAGATCCTGGCTGCAGGATATCatttcagtgacacagatgatcTGTTCTCCCAATTTCACCAGTGAACAAGCCAAATAAGCTTGACAAAAGCAGTAAGGAAAGCAAAATTCACAATACTTCTGAGGTTATGTGCATTTAACCACGTTTCTCCACCAAACCATCaattcaaatggaaaataaatgatgaagaATGATGCTTTTAGTTAGTATGTTAGCAATACCACTGCTCTAGTGTTGTTCCCCTTCCATCTTCCACCAAGAAACatcaaagctgaaaagaaatggtTAAGCTGTTCTATACTGAAGAAGCATGAGAGAGTTCAAGCTgtccatggaaaaaaatccacaacctCAGAAGTGCAGAGAATTGGCCACTACAGCTAACACCACTGTAGGTACACAAGCAAGTGCACAACAGCAGCCCCAGAAACTCTTAAGGTGTCCAAGTGAGGGAGAACATTGACCGAATAGTTTTGTTACGCACCACATTTCCACCTGATCCTTGATTATCTGcctaggaaggaaaaaatacatttacatttgGTCTATAAAGACCCAGCATTTCCTCTCAACTTCATGGATACTGTAGTTCGTAGACTGAACAGCAGCATTACGCATACTTCCTGAATCCTGTGAGATTATTGAAACTGAAAACCTGGTGAAAGCTAAGTTAAGCATTCTGtgttaggaaaatatttctcctgTAAGTGAAGCAAAGCAACATCAACAATACTCATACATTCTAGAAGAGCAATCAAATCTGGGAAGCTGTGATCTCTTGCCACACCGTATTACATGGGCAAGTGAAACCAGTAAATTCACATATCTTGACAACAACAGCTTTCACTATCTATCCAGCCATCCCTGTTCTAGGAAGACACCTGATAAAGAAGGCAAACAGTTCCCTTTTCAACTGATACCAAAATTATTAAATAAGAGCTGTTTCAATATCTTGCTGTCTCTTCTGCTGGAGAGTCAATTGCCCAGACAAGTGCTGGCTTTTGGGGAGGGAATAAAGGACAAGCACGGGAGAAGAAAGCCTactgaattaaaagaaaagcccAATAGAAGGCCACAACACAAATCTAGGAGCTATTGAGTGAACAGGACAGGATTTAGCACTGTTCCATGTCTGCACTCAAAACCAGTTGTTCTGTATGGCCCTGGGTAAACCTTACCCAATCTATTGCCACTGTAGTGTTAAGACACCTGCAGTTGTACTTTATACCAGAGAATGGGGAATTGTTGCTTACCTGCTTGAATTGCTTGTAGATGACTTTGCTGACTTCATCTGAAGGCTGAACTTTTCCAGCAAGCAGTGAAGAAAGCATGTTACCTAGAGTAACCATGCCCAAAATCaccctggaaaagaaaagaaataagatacAGCTAACAGTACAAGTGCCTTTAGTGTTCCTAGAGATAGAAACAACCACTCTCAGCCAGCCTGCAGAagcaattctgtgtttctgcaggtgATACCTGAAGTCCAGTTCTCAGAAGTGCTGGAAACACACAGAATTCAGTAGGTGGCTGGCCCTTCTGAGAATCTAGCTCAAAAGAGGACCTCCAGCTTTTGCAGTTGGAGAGCTTTTGAAAAGCAGACATCACCGTTTAATATCctcatttctccttttgaaaGGTATAAAAAAGGCCAAGGTCATGCTCTTCTCAATTTTTCTCACTCTCCTTCTCCCTACAAGCACACTACAAGGAATGTATAAAGGAATTCCTCGTGTTAGCACCGTGACTGGAATGTAACTGGGCAGCTCTGTTCATTATTCAGACTGCCTTATAGCAGATGCACAGGGTATCTACAGCATACCAATTTGCTTAGGACGCTCTGGCTTATAGGAAGTCAGCTCCTCATTACACTGTAATACAGTGCTCTGTAGAAATTGGTGGAAGCTGTGGTGGAGATGGGTAAGCTGGgcagtttgttttaaacatgaaATTTGGTTTTGATAAGTTCAACAGCTGTCATAAAAACAAGGAAGCCAACTTGCAGAGATGCACAGAGTCTCATACCATAACAAACCATTAGAAGCTTATAACATGAAAGGCAGGACAGCCCTAGCATGACAACATGCCACCACTGGCGTGGCAACATTTAAGGCAACTTATAAGAACAACATTACTGTAATGGAAGAATATATTGTACTTCTATTCAGCATCTAAAGACACGCCTCGGGATCTGGTGAGAGAAGTGATATATATGGATGAATAGTGATATATATGGACATACCCAGATTCATCAACAACTGGTACCTGGTCGAACCCCTTCTCACGGAGAATTTCAACAGTCTTGGCACAGGTAACAGTTGGAAGCACAGTCAGGGGAGCTGAGAGGCTTAACTCCTGAACACTGACGTTCCACCACCTGGGACagaataaaaaccaaaccaattCAAGCCTTTGGGAGAGAAGAGAACCAGCTGTTCACCTACCGTGGCATTTGCCACTGCAGGAATCACAAAAACCTGCAAGAAACAGTCTAGACTCTGCCAGAGCCAGTAAAGGCTTCAAGGCTTTACACTTCTCTCATCAGCATCAGAAATTCATTCAGGTGCGAGAAAGTTTCTAAGACTGAAACACTTCTCCTATTTTATCTAATTCTCTGGATTACAGATGAttagtgaaaaataacaaatgtgGGAGCCTAGTATTTATATCTCACAAAGAAAATTCCAGGCTCCTGCTCCAAGGGTTACATTTACAGCTATTACAGGTAGCAAACTATAGAAGATCCTCCCTCGGTTACACAGAATTGTAATGCTTTGCCATCAAGAACTCTGTTGTTGGTAGGGTTCTCTGGATACTATTCATTCATTTCAGACATAACCCTTTTCATTCAGAAGTTATTAAATatcaaattttcttctgttgcgAGAAAGACAATAAATAATTCAGGCAGACTTAATAAATAGCCACAGTATGCAATAGCCAGAGTTATGCACCTACACCACAGCACGAAAGGTTAACTAAAACACAAAGGAAGCAGTACAAACTGCAGTGAGCTTTAAATTAGCAATTGCCATAAAGAGAGTTGCTAAAGAGATTCATGAGAATCCAAACGGATCCAACATTCTTACCAAGGTTTTTTGACAAGGTCTTCTTCTGTCATGAACCCTTTTTGAATCATCCATTTGTCACTCAAGAACTTGGACCTGGAAATTATCAGGCAATAAAATGCTCGTTAGCAGGCTGAATATCTAACAGCAATACTAATAACACAGTGACTGTTTACAGCTCACTATCACTAACAATTAAATCATAATTGAAAATAGACTATGCTTGCCATCCAAGCTTACCAGCCAGGCACATACTGATGaaatattcagagaaagaaaaatgaattccaTTGGAAACAAAGCTTCAACTACATCACTCCCATGCAATATGATAAAGAGACAGCCTGGGACAGAAGAATGTCAACATGTACTCAGTCCAGGTCTTTCTGTAGCCTGTAGTCAGTCTATCACAGTAGATGATTGCACAGTACAGTGATATTGTCTTGGATGCAATAGCAGTCatgtaacagaaataaagagagcACATTTTGGAATACATTTCAATGTAGCGGGTgtgaaatttcttctcagcaaaacTCAAAGCGTTCACACTGCCACCTCTCAACTCTCCCCAGCACTGGCTACTGCCACAGTAGTGCTGTGTACTGCTGTGGACACAGGCAGAAAGAGTGGTCAACAGCTTTTAAGAGATCCTTCTGGGAACGGAATAACACCAGTGGCCTCAAGTAAATTAGACTGAGAGCAGATCTTTTCTGCAAAGACCTTAACTAAACAACCAGTTAGGGTTATATACTCAAATGAGACACCAGGAGGAGCTCTGCTTTCACAGGGCTCCATGTCAGACCCTTTCTGGATACCACAGAAGTTGTGCCCCAACCACACTCTTTGCTTCAGTAACTTGGTTCTACAAAAGATATGCATTCAACTTGCCCCTGCTGTAAGAAGGTCTGAGGGGCTGCCTCATCCTTTTCCCACAGAGACAACAAGCAGGTTCTTACATGTAGTTCCTGATAGAGTCAGGGAAGATAACAACACAGCGCTGACCCTCCTTCAGCTCTTTGGCTGCCTTCACAGCTACAGACATTGCGCTGCCTGAGCTGCCACCTGGCGAAATGCATATCAGAGGCAAAACTGTCAGAATATACGTGCAATGAGAAGAACGAAAGAGAGGAGGAGAGTCAGCAGAGGAGCCCGAGGTGAGGAAGACAGCTTCTGAAGCATTAGGAGGTCTCTGTGAACCACACAAGGCTTTAGCCTCCCACATATTACCCAGAGAAACCCAAAGGATTCATGTCTGCTCTTACCACACAGCAGTCCTTCCTCTCGGATTAGCATGCGTGCTAAAGCAAATGACTCCTCATCATTGCTCTTGTACCACTGGTCCACCAGCTGGAAGGGGGCAGGAAGACAGGAAACAAAGGTCTCTTTAAATGAGGAGGGATATGGAAGGGGGGCTACAGAACGACACTGTAAATTCAACTCCATGCTCTTTGAGCCAAAGGCTGTCCTACTGAGAGCCACATGCTTAGGATTCCATCCTACAAATGCTAAGTAGAATTTTTTTGCCAAGAGAAGATGACCACGTTAGCACTTGCAGTCTCCTTATTGAAATCTGTTCTAAGACAGCCAGAGAGCATCAACTTGTTCCCTCCCCCTTGGAGGGCTTCCCAGGGACACAGCTTCTGCTCAGGACTAGACATAGTCATACTGCTTTTGAGGGATACTGTTGGATTtaatccaattttttttcctaaaggaatTACTATGTTGTACAAAACTGCTATCTGTTTCACAGCATTTCTCCTAGCATTTCAAGACAAACGTGCTCAGTACAAAAGCCATCAGAGAACAGCCTTTCCTGATGACAAAGAATAGGAATCATTTTGCCAGCCAGCTCTCCCCTTTCAGCTCAAGGAAATTCTTTTCCAAGTCTCTCCTTCACCTTCCACCTCACACCCAACAGATGGCAAAGGtcagaaaagcaagaaggaTGACTTACAGATCTATCCAACACTGTGGGGACAAAATCGTATCCAATTCCTTCCACTTCATACATCGTCTTGTCGGTCTTGTTCAGTTCATCCGGCTGAGCAAGGATGGAGCCTTCAGGATCAACACCTATGATCTGGAGAAGCAGTTTTCACTTTGGCTACCATGACACACTGTGTTCAAGAACACAGCTACTTACAAGCAAGCACTTAGCTTTATTACAGCTGTTGGTGTCACTCTGGCTCCACACGCAGCCAGCTAACAGCAGACTAGTCTGCTGCTCACCTCTGCCTGGCATCTTTCACCTCCTCTCCAAGCAGAATGCTTTACTgctttaggttggatattagcaaaaatttattctcagaaataatgttgtggcactggcacaggttgcccagggaggtggtgaagtcaccatccctggaggtgttcaagaactgtgtggatgtggcactgagggacgggggcagtgggcatgggggggatGGGTCAAGGGTTAGaataggtgatcttaaaggtgttttccaaccttaatgattctgtgattcttaccACTGGGCAACCCATCTTGTCTCCTCAGGCTGTGGACATTAAGTGAGAGGCACTACTTGTTCTacaagggttttgttttgtttaaccATAGGAAAGGGTTTCTGAGACAAAACTGTCTTCATTCACGTGTCAGGCATCATTACAGTCAATATGTGCCTATGTTTAGCATGAAATACAAGCTTTATTttgttggagttttttttttttcctccctctctgaCTACATGGAAAAAGATTAATGACTGAAACAGGATACCaacttctgtgaagaaatcCATAACTGCACACTGGTACACATATACACGTTGGTCTGCGTAGTGAAAGACTCACTTGGCAAAAAAAACTCAGGCACTTTAGAAAGTGCCAGAAGCCAAGCTATGGTCAGGGAAAAAGCACGAGGCTGCTGTGAACATCAGCAAAGGACATCTGTCAAACATCCCATGAAAGAACCTGAGGGCCAGTTGTCACCTGCTTAGCCAAACCTGAACCCCCGTCAATAGCAAGACCAGAGCATAATGATTTCAGACAGCGTCTGAAAACATTTAATCATTTCTTCACTGCTCAGAACTACTTTCAACTGAAGAACTCCAAGAGCTTCTCTCAGAGACCCAGGGCAGGCTTACAAGGAATGGGATACACCAAGAAGCAGAGCAGTCTGAGGCTACAGACATGCTTTAGGCTTGCCACTTACTTTGCAACCTGGACacttctccttcagctttctGGAGATGCCAGTGATGGTACCTCCTGTACCAGCTGTAGCCACCAGCATGTCTATTTTCCCTGAttgaaagtgagaaagaaaaggcagtcATGATATTTCCCGAGGATGATGGATTAAAAACTCACAGTTAAGCGTGGACTTGATataacaaaaccacagaaagcagcagaaatggggCAAGATAAAGCTTTTTGCTTCCCAAGAACTGTATTATGAGATCTATCAGGAGACCACCTTGCTTCACCCccatttactttaaaaatggcTTTGAAATGTCCTTCAGTGGCCCAGCAAGGCAACAATTTGTCAGGCTTCAAGCAGAGCTAAGAGGTGGTCCACTGAGTTGATGACACCTATACTTTTCCTGCTGCTATATTTGTTGATACAGAATAATTCATCATTGAACTTAGAATGAGTAGCTCATTTTGTAAGCCAATTTACTGAATGAGTGGCAAGAGCAAAGGATAGATGTTCACTGAGAGAGCGTGACACTACTACTCTCTTATTTATATATTGCTTTGGTCACGAGTGCCCAGCAGATGGGCATGACATCTGCTACATCGTAGCATACCTACATCGTAGGTATGACAGTTCATTCTTCTGTCAGTCATCACAGTTTTCCTGGTGCAGGCACTTGACGATTTCATGAGTAAAGCACACTTTACTATACACACTTTGGCCAGTTTGTATAGAAAGCCAAATGCCTTCAAGTCAATGGAACAACACTGCACTAAGCAGGTTCGGTTCAGAGCAAGACTGGTTTAAGCTCAGTAATAACATCTGAACCGCTCTTGACCTATAAGGAAATATAAGTAGAAACGGGAGAGTAATGAAGCTGACAGGTAGAACTCATCCAGACTACAGGTTTGTGGAATAGCAGTTTGTTAAATATACTCACTTTGAATTAAAGTTTCTTAATATTTGTCACAGAAAGACAAACTAAGTCCTCTGGACAATTAGAAggatgggtttttttggggggggatggaAAAGAACCCTTCACACAGTCCTCACTTTCATTAGAAGAAATGTAATAACTGAATTTCTTATTCCAATGGTCAGGGTCCTATCAAAGAAGCTTAACTGTACTGTTTTACAGGGCAGGTAAGTAGCATCCTACATGGTCTTTTCCCACAGAATCACACTTGAATGCCTCCAATAGCTCTCGGGTTCCTCACCAGGGTGAGTTAGCCCAGCTGAAGCTCTCTGCTGCCACACCTCAGTCATTTCTGGTACTCCAGCTAGGCTGCCTAGAGCTAAATGGAAATTACCCAACAGAGAAAACTGGTCTTACTGGTGACAGCTGCAACATAGAACACTTTGTACTCTCAGGGTCTTTTGTTTTAAGGAGCTTTCAGTGCAATGGAGTATTTAGAGAATGTAGAAGTACCTAATTCTGTGTTgtaagctgaaaaaaataaccctATTCATTTTTTGCTACTCTAGGtatagtttctttttttttcccccctcataCATGATTTATGTATCACTATTTTCTCCACCTGGAGaaccttaaaaaacaaagcatccaTCTTTAATGGAAAACAGTTTATGAATAAGAGAACTGGAGTAAAGCAGTTCTCTAATGACACACAGCATATGTACAGAATTAACCATCTCAGGTCCCATTCCCCAGGAACATAACAAGAAAGAATACGAAAGACTCATTAAAGAAgaggccagcagcagagcagtctTACCTTCACACTGTTGCAGGATCTCTTCAGCTGTAGTGTCGTAGTGTGTCAGGGGATTGCTGGCATTACGGTACTGCATTCACAGGCAAAATGGCCATTAAGTagaccagaaaaaaacatctacACCATTAGACATTTCAAGAACGTGACAAATACTCTTCAAGCCCCACAACTGTTACATATACTTTCCAGGCTGTTTCTTTATCTATTTTTTAGACCTAGGCAGAATGGCTGCAGAGAGGTACATCCTCCCTAAATGATCTGCCATAAGGGTGTTTCTAAGTTACCAGCAAATCAGACCTGGCTGTGGGacagtttcttttaaaaggatGACCCTTGTACCAATTCTTCCACAATTCTATCAATTCAGTAGAGAAagccacatttttctttttctagcttctGCAAACATAGGCATGCTGCTGCCCTCTAGTGAACATAAAAGCTCACTACCCTACAGCACCGTGACTGCTTGGTGGGTCAGTTTTCCCTCACAGACACCCCTACACTGTAGGAACTTCCAGCCACGGATGTAAGGACCAACGCAGCAATACCTCTTGCTGTGATACACCTACAGCTCTGACACTTTGTTCTTACCTGGTCTAAGATATGTGCGTTGGGGATTTCATTCTTCAGTCTCCATGCTACGCCCACGTGAGATTCAGGAGAATCAAATCTGGCAGTAGTTGGGGTCCTCACAATCTCAGCACCCAGAGCTCTCAGGACATCCACCTGTAGCAAACAAAGGCTATCAGAAAAACCAGACGCTTCACTTGGGAGCTCAGTGTCAAATTCCTGTTGCCATTTGAGTCCATAGGTACTACTACTCCATACTGAGAAACCTCATTTAGGCAAAATTCTATCTCCTCTTGTGCTGGTCATATATGCTCTGATCTCTAAGAGTGCTATAgccctctttttgttttgtttttggtttgtttttttttaatctaaatgcAAACAATGTATATCTACCTCCTTCTTCAGACACAGGCAGCAAAGGAGATCTTCCGTGGCCCTATGTACTGCTCAAACACTAAGAGGGCAAGACAGTCAGGCAGAGCAAGGACTACCTTCAGAATGGAAGCATTTGGTGTTCTGTGAACCATGGCAACAGCCACGCATTACCTTTCCTTCCAGGGCTAGTAATGGGCATCCCTTCAGGGGATGTTGTTCATGGCTGCTCTCATTTGTGCCATTGAGATAAGTGGCTTTCCTGACACTGATTTGCTGCTTCAATTGTGAGGCACCAGATCTCTCCTCCACTCTCTTGTCTTCAGGTACAGTATCACCCTAGGTGGAAGCCTGAAAAAGGCTTGCTCTAGAGCtagatgttttctgctttccactCCTAAGGTAAGCGGGCATTCTCCTTCCTGAGTTGTGGTGACACAATTCAGATCCTTGCCAGCATCTCTCAGTCTGTTAACTCAAAAAGCCAAGCAGACTCGCCCAAGGCTCAGCCCAGTGCAGAACCAAAGAACATTTGAAGCTTTAGCCATTGCCTTCCCTTGTCCTCCTTTGCTCAGTGGGGGACAACTAACCCAGGGACATGTAGTCACTTCAACCTGCTGTGTAGATCT of the Gallus gallus isolate bGalGal1 chromosome 1, bGalGal1.mat.broiler.GRCg7b, whole genome shotgun sequence genome contains:
- the CBS gene encoding cystathionine beta-synthase-like protein isoform X4; the encoded protein is MEKLMSEKPVPVSKAKPDTNSCPHASGKYFLPGGTDTEDCKTNDKERKWIRPDTPSKCTWKLGKPISASPHRHMSLPEPPNILPNILNKVGNTPLVRINKIGKYFGLKCELLAKCEYFNAGGSVKDRISLRMVEDAERAGILKPGDTIIEPTSGNTGIGLALAAAVKGYRCIIVMPEKMSMEKVDVLRALGAEIVRTPTTARFDSPESHVGVAWRLKNEIPNAHILDQYRNASNPLTHYDTTAEEILQQCEGKIDMLVATAGTGGTITGISRKLKEKCPGCKIIGVDPEGSILAQPDELNKTDKTMYEVEGIGYDFVPTVLDRSLVDQWYKSNDEESFALARMLIREEGLLCGGSSGSAMSVAVKAAKELKEGQRCVVIFPDSIRNYMSKFLSDKWMIQKGFMTEEDLVKKPWWWNVSVQELSLSAPLTVLPTVTCAKTVEILREKGFDQVPVVDESGVILGMVTLGNMLSSLLAGKVQPSDEVSKVIYKQFKQINLKDNLGRLSHILETDHFALVVHEQIQYHTDGSSSKRQMVFGIVTAIDLLNFVTARERERKIN